One part of the Methanofastidiosum sp. genome encodes these proteins:
- a CDS encoding 2-hydroxymuconate tautomerase family protein, which produces MPLVEIYLWKENTDEIKKERLIKEVSKCVSEVTGAPLDAVEILITEIPKANWGKGGVPASKW; this is translated from the coding sequence ATTCCTTTAGTAGAGATATATTTATGGAAAGAAAATACTGACGAAATTAAAAAAGAAAGATTGATTAAAGAAGTGTCAAAATGCGTCAGTGAGGTTACTGGGGCACCTCTCGACGCAGTTGAGATTTTAATTACTGAAATACCTAAAGCAAATTGGGGAAAAGGCGGAGTTCCTGCATCAAAGTGGTAA
- a CDS encoding PaaI family thioesterase, with translation MDFIKNFSENDKFAKLLGIELVDVSKGHAKAKMRISEIHLNSVNTVHGGAIFTLADYTFAVAANTHGNIAVALNVSISFLKAASEGILFAEANEISINPKIATYSIHVSNEQNQLIATFQGMAYRKEISLK, from the coding sequence ATGGATTTTATTAAAAATTTTTCAGAAAATGACAAATTTGCAAAGCTACTGGGTATAGAATTAGTAGACGTATCAAAAGGCCATGCAAAGGCAAAAATGAGAATTTCTGAGATCCATCTTAATTCAGTTAATACAGTACACGGAGGTGCAATTTTTACTCTTGCAGACTATACATTTGCAGTTGCAGCAAATACTCATGGGAATATTGCCGTTGCCTTAAATGTGAGCATCTCTTTTTTGAAAGCAGCATCTGAAGGGATATTATTTGCAGAGGCAAATGAAATATCTATTAATCCAAAAATTGCAACATACTCTATTCATGTGTCAAATGAGCAAAATCAATTAATCGCGACATTTCAAGGAATGGCATATAGAAAAGAGATATCCCTAAAGTAA
- a CDS encoding META domain-containing protein — protein sequence MENRTILIAAIFLISLFLIGCATEAPPNFEGTAWKLDTYLSNVDHLVSPISSTKLTLEFKDGRISGSSGCNSFFANYDVEGKSMSFGLMGATKMFCSNPGVMEQEQTYLSRLESIKSYKLEGNKLSLIDGNGKTVLVYSKN from the coding sequence ATGGAGAATAGAACAATATTAATTGCTGCAATATTCTTGATTTCTCTATTTTTAATTGGATGTGCAACTGAAGCTCCACCAAATTTTGAGGGAACAGCATGGAAATTAGATACATATCTAAGCAATGTAGACCATCTTGTAAGCCCAATTTCAAGCACCAAATTAACACTAGAATTTAAAGATGGGAGGATATCTGGATCTTCTGGCTGCAATAGCTTTTTTGCTAATTACGATGTTGAAGGTAAATCCATGTCATTTGGGCTAATGGGTGCAACAAAGATGTTCTGTTCTAATCCTGGTGTAATGGAACAAGAACAAACTTACTTATCAAGACTGGAATCTATTAAATCTTACAAGTTAGAAGGAAACAAATTAAGTCTTATTGATGGCAACGGTAAAACAGTTCTTGTGTATTCAAAAAATTAA